The genomic segment ACCGAGCCAGGATGCGGGGACATAGCGCGCAGCTACCGCTGTCGCTGTTTTGCGCTAGCACGACTGCTAGCTCTACGCCCTCAACCTCCACTGCTCCCTCAACTTCGCCTGCTCCTGCCCCGCAATCCACCGCCAGTATTCCTACGACCAGCACACAGATGCTCTGCGCTGCCACCTCTACACTGCAGGCCGAGGTACTGTGGTGTTTAGATTTAGCAGTAAAACACCACTCGTTCAATTCGAACGATAACATAGGAGAGCTCTTCTGCATGATGTTCCTGGACTCCCAAATCGCAAAATCGTTCGCGTTGGCCAAGGACAAGACCGGTTACATCATCAAATTTGGCATTGCCCCCTATTTCAAGAAGCAACTGGTTGAGGCCATCAATCATGCTGGACCGTACGTCCTAATGTTTGATGAGAGCCTCAACCAGtcatcaaagaaaaaacaaatggatATACACATTCGTTTTTTGGAAAATGGTTGTGTACAGTCCAGATATTTTGGCTCACAGTTCCTGGGACATGGAAGAGCTGACGATCTGTTGCGGCACATCAAAGtaagtttattttcttataCTTACACTTATTGGTTACATCTTTACAATTTAACTTTTTCATGGATATTtgataattttatttattattattaataaattattattattatttattattatttagccTATCGTTGAATTTCTGTAACACAATATTGGAATAGTGTCTATAATTAAAAGTGTTATAGCCAAACTGTTATGCTCAATCTGAAGGTTGAGCATGGCTCAGATAAAGTCAGATCTACATTATTGGGATTTTGTTTACAGTGAGCCACATTTGGAGAACCAATGATCTAACTTTGGCAAAGCAGTCCTTGATATAGGCCTAATATCTATGACTGTCAAATGTATTCCAACACCTGACTTGTGTTTTACTTTAGGATAGTAAAgctaaatgtttaatttgaagGATATACAGTATTACTGTCTGTATATTGAATgtggtttaaatgttatttaatcaaACTTTCTTCTGTGTGATAATTCACAGGAATGTGTTGCACAACTCAACATGAGGGAGCTTCTCTCAATAGGAATGGATGGCCCTAATGTCAACTTTAGACTCCTGGATCTCCTTCAAAAGGAGCATGCTGAGCTGTACGGAGGTGCTCAAGTCCTGATGGTTGGGAGCTGTGGACTGCACACTCTCCACAATGCCATGAAGGCAGGCTTCACAGCCTGGCAAATTGACAAACTCCTGCGTGCGCTCCATTTTCTCTTCCACAACGTTCCTGCCCGAAGAGAGGACTACACCAACATCACTGGATCATCCTGctttcccctctctttctgcGGCCACAGATGGGTCGAAAATGTGCCGGTTGCAGAGAGATTCCTGGAAGTTTGGCCCATGATTCGGAAGTATGTTGATGCTGCTGAGGAGAAGAAGGTCCAAAAACCGAACACGGCCTCTTATGACGTCATCCTGGCAGCACTAGGCGATCCACTCTTAATCCCAAAGCTTCAATTTTTCCTCGCCATTGCGAGAAGTTTTAACCCATTTCTTCAGAAATACCAAACAGATGAGCCAGTGTTGCCTTTTTTGGCAAAAGATTTAACTGAGCTTCTGTTGGTAAGTATCACTATAAAGATTTTGAttaattattttgaaagtaaacCTGTATTAATTGATTGAATGGTTGGGTAACTATCTGCTTGTTATCATCATCAGAGTTTACTGAGGCGGTTCATTAAAAGGGAGCTCCTACAGGACCAAAGCCCCCTGCAGCTCATTAATTTGGACATCTCTGAGGAGAAGAACTGGGTCTCCCTCAAAAGGGTAGACATAGGCTTGGGGGCTGAATCTGCCATCAAGgtattttcagtgtttatttgttttgtgagttGAATTTGTGAATTATGATGCCTGCACAAATCAACTAGCAAATACAGTTTGTTcagtattaatattatcattagtattatGTAAACATATCCTTTCAAAGAAAGCATCGACTATATGTTTCTTAATGTTTCTTGATAGGCACTCCTGGGCAAACCAGGAACCAAGATAGGGGAACTATCTGTACTCAGCCTGAGAAAAGAGTGTTTGCAGTGTCTGATTAGGATCATAAAGAATCTGCAGGAAAAGTCCCCATTGAAATTCCCCATTGTTAGGCAGATTTCCTGCCTGGATCCCACAAAGATGGTCAAAGA from the Solea senegalensis isolate Sse05_10M unplaced genomic scaffold, IFAPA_SoseM_1 scf7180000015650, whole genome shotgun sequence genome contains:
- the LOC122762419 gene encoding uncharacterized protein LOC122762419 is translated as MGKCKFSDLWLEESAFKDWLRPVTGNSREAYCSACKKTINITWMGVKAVKSHLESASHRARMRGHSAQLPLSLFCASTTASSTPSTSTAPSTSPAPAPQSTASIPTTSTQMLCAATSTLQAEVLWCLDLAVKHHSFNSNDNIGELFCMMFLDSQIAKSFALAKDKTGYIIKFGIAPYFKKQLVEAINHAGPYVLMFDESLNQSSKKKQMDIHIRFLENGCVQSRYFGSQFLGHGRADDLLRHIKECVAQLNMRELLSIGMDGPNVNFRLLDLLQKEHAELYGGAQVLMVGSCGLHTLHNAMKAGFTAWQIDKLLRALHFLFHNVPARREDYTNITGSSCFPLSFCGHRWVENVPVAERFLEVWPMIRKYVDAAEEKKVQKPNTASYDVILAALGDPLLIPKLQFFLAIARSFNPFLQKYQTDEPVLPFLAKDLTELLLSLLRRFIKRELLQDQSPLQLINLDISEEKNWVSLKRVDIGLGAESAIKALLGKPGTKIGELSVLSLRKECLQCLIRIIKNLQEKSPLKFPIVRQISCLDPTKMVKDPEWCIVQMKALVQTFIQGQQLAGGIAAGDVIIQQFTSFLSVVGREDEFVSFQPLRQRLDVFLHSKLCTSHPDLLKFCQSALLLSHGQATVERGFSVNKEVETCNLRDESLEALRLICDKVAVCGGVLKVPLTKELLASAASARSQYRLYLDSERKKKESATQELKRKAAKKELEDLRNQRQVLNSVCHSLENDADKYAEMAEGKAGTKMAELITKSNSLRRRHRDKKADLLQVVKMIEEKATQLRHL